From one Methanobacterium alcaliphilum genomic stretch:
- a CDS encoding GerW family sporulation protein, translated as MEVGDPIKTTVEELRKLLEIQNFVGDAIETEDKLLIPVMKMGMGFGAGTGEGKGPDSEGEGGLAAAGAAAGVEPVAMVVVTKGVTGPEGIRVLNLTSGSPLSKAIGEVGTVITDVIKETAPMVKERQGKRKTKKQKKEEEKE; from the coding sequence ATGGAAGTTGGAGATCCTATAAAAACGACAGTGGAAGAACTACGTAAACTCCTTGAAATCCAAAATTTTGTAGGGGATGCTATAGAAACTGAGGATAAACTTTTAATTCCTGTCATGAAGATGGGAATGGGTTTTGGTGCAGGTACTGGTGAAGGCAAAGGTCCAGATAGTGAAGGTGAAGGTGGATTGGCTGCTGCAGGGGCTGCTGCAGGGGTTGAACCTGTTGCGATGGTGGTTGTAACCAAAGGCGTCACTGGGCCTGAAGGTATTCGGGTGCTTAACCTAACATCTGGAAGCCCACTTAGTAAGGCTATTGGGGAAGTTGGAACAGTTATTACAGATGTAATAAAGGAAACAGCTCCTATGGTTAAAGAACGCCAGGGCAAAAGGAAAACTAAAAAACAAAAAAAGGAAGAAGAGAAAGAATAA
- a CDS encoding DUF2953 domain-containing protein: MIIITTVLIIFFLICILILLVPFHISLKLQIVGGATNGIFELYWFKIRILSKVFPEKKAKKDKKKEIKDEKKDGNGKRKWEWKDIKKIINLGFKAFKPLIRFVRDILHSIHLEKFKIHIILGLNSPVDTATTLGYFWAAASLVNMIPKINISAEPSFNQERVDGNLLLKLNIRLINPLIAVLRLLTNRSILKLLWELRRFRK; the protein is encoded by the coding sequence TTGATTATAATCACCACCGTTTTAATTATTTTTTTCTTAATCTGTATCCTAATACTGTTAGTACCATTTCACATATCTTTAAAACTTCAAATAGTTGGAGGGGCAACAAATGGTATTTTTGAGTTGTACTGGTTTAAAATAAGGATATTAAGTAAAGTATTTCCCGAAAAAAAGGCCAAAAAGGATAAGAAGAAAGAAATTAAGGATGAAAAAAAGGATGGGAATGGAAAAAGAAAGTGGGAATGGAAAGATATTAAAAAAATAATCAATTTGGGATTTAAAGCATTTAAACCTCTGATACGATTTGTTCGTGATATATTACATTCAATTCATCTTGAAAAATTTAAAATTCATATTATTTTAGGTTTAAATAGTCCTGTGGATACTGCAACCACTTTAGGATATTTCTGGGCTGCTGCTTCTTTAGTGAATATGATCCCCAAAATCAACATATCTGCTGAACCATCTTTTAACCAGGAGCGGGTAGATGGTAACTTACTTTTAAAATTAAATATACGTCTCATAAATCCTTTAATCGCTGTTTTAAGACTTTTAACAAATAGATCAATTCTCAAACTTCTCTGGGAACTCAGGAGATTTAGAAAATGA
- a CDS encoding MBL fold metallo-hydrolase, whose product MKLVPLAFESFGVRSMCTYVETDQKILIDPGTSIAPKRFKLPPSTEEIITLKQSRYQIAKYGGLADIITISHYHHDHFTPFEENRFLESSHDSALGIYNGKKIFLKDPNNHINKNQEKRARKLLSDLQKIPCEIEFSDGKDFQIGDTQLKFSPALAHGKENSPLGYVVAVSILYKNEKLMHASDIQGPISDKALKYVLREDPDILILSGPPLYLLRYALSKEDYEKSKEHLKHLSDNIPKIILDHHLLRTKRGLKLINELNENNNLISASQFCGEEPLLLESQRKKLHLK is encoded by the coding sequence ATGAAACTGGTTCCACTGGCATTTGAGAGTTTTGGTGTTAGATCCATGTGTACTTATGTGGAAACAGATCAGAAAATCTTAATTGACCCTGGAACATCTATAGCACCAAAAAGATTCAAATTACCCCCATCTACAGAAGAGATCATAACATTAAAACAAAGCAGATACCAAATAGCAAAATATGGCGGTTTAGCAGATATAATTACTATCAGCCATTATCACCATGACCATTTCACGCCTTTTGAAGAAAACAGGTTTTTAGAATCTTCACACGACTCCGCCCTTGGAATTTATAATGGAAAAAAGATTTTTTTAAAAGATCCAAATAATCATATCAATAAAAATCAAGAGAAGCGAGCAAGAAAATTATTGAGTGATCTTCAGAAGATACCCTGCGAAATTGAATTTTCAGATGGAAAAGATTTTCAGATTGGAGATACACAGCTAAAATTTTCGCCAGCCCTGGCCCACGGCAAAGAAAACAGTCCATTGGGTTATGTGGTCGCGGTTTCTATTCTTTATAAAAATGAAAAATTAATGCATGCTTCTGATATTCAAGGCCCTATTTCAGATAAGGCTTTAAAATATGTTTTAAGGGAAGATCCCGATATTTTAATTTTAAGTGGGCCTCCATTATATCTATTGAGATATGCTCTTTCTAAAGAAGATTATGAAAAATCAAAGGAACATTTAAAACATTTAAGTGATAATATTCCTAAAATTATTTTAGATCATCATTTGCTTCGCACTAAAAGGGGTTTGAAGTTAATTAATGAACTGAATGAAAACAATAACTTAATTAGTGCATCTCAATTTTGCGGTGAGGAACCTCTTCTTCTGGAATCCCAGCGCAAAAAATTACATTTAAAATGA